The following DNA comes from Streptomyces sp. NBC_00690.
GCGTCGGGCACCGCGGCGAGGATCACCAGGTCCCGCAGCCGCTCCAACAGGTCGGCGACGAAGCGCCGGGGGTCGTTCCCACCCTCGATGATCCGGTCGACGATCTCGAACGCGGCGGCCCCGTCCCCGGAGGCGAAGGCGTCCACCACGGCATCGAGCAGGGAACCGTCCGTGTATCCGAGCAGGCCGGTGGCCATGGCGTAGGTCACACCCTCTTCGGTGGCCCCGGCGAGCAACTGGTCCATGACGGACATGGAGTCCCGCACGGATCCGGCGCCGGCCCGCACGACCAGGGGCAGCACGCCATCAGCGACCGGGATGTCCTCCTTGCCGCAGACCTCACCGAGGTAGTCACGGAGGGTCCCGGGAGGCACCAACCGGAAGGGGTAGTGGTGCGTACGCGAACGGATGGTGCCGATGACCTTCTCGGGCTCGGTCGTCGCGAAGATGAACTTGAGGTGCTCGGGCGGCTCTTCGACGACCTTCAGCAGGGCGTTGAAGCCCTGCGGGGTGACCATGTGGGCCTCGTCGATGATGTAGATCTTGTACCGACTGCTGGCCGGGCCGAAGAACGCCTTCTCCCTCAGATCACGGGCGTCGTCCACACCACCGTGGGAAGCGGCATCGATCTCGATGACGTCGATCGATCCCGGGCCGTTCCGGGCGAGGTCCTGACAGGACTGGCACTTACCGCAGGGCGTGGGGGTGGGCCCCTGCTCGCAGTTCAGACAGCGGGCGAGGATGCGCGCACTCGTCGTCTTGCCACAACCCCGCGGTCCGCTGAACAGGTAGGCGTGATTGACCCGGTTATTCCGCAGGGCCTGCTGCAACGGGTCAGTGACATGCTCCTGCCCGATGACCTCGGCGAAGGACTCGGGACGATAGCGGCGATACAGCGCAAGGGACGACACGCCTACGAGGTTATCGGGGCCCGCTGACAACCGAAGCCCACCCGCCCCCACCTGGGCAAACGCAAGCGCCCCCCACGCACCCGCCAGAGCCAACCTACCCTTGCTGCCTTCCGGCCCTGGGGGAGTTCAGTCAGATAGCGCCACGTGAGGGGCTCCGCACACAGTACCCGATCGCCGGGGTGGGAACGAGTTCGCGAGCATCCCCCGGCGTCTTGTATTGTTTGCCGCGGAGGATTCGCCTAGTGGCCTAGGGCGCACGCTTGGAAAGCGTGTTGGGGGCAACCCCTCACGAGTTCGAATCTCGTATCCTCCGCCAGTGCCTCACCGGGCACGATGTCGAAGGGCCCCACCGCTTGCGGTGGGGCCCTTCGACATGTGTGGTCTCAGTTTTGGTCTCAGTCGCGCAGGGTGGGCAGCTGCGGGACCTCAGCCAAGGGGCCCCGGCCAGGCGCAACAGCGTCATAGCATCAGAACGGCTCATGCCCCGCATACCGGAGCAACGGATCCACGTCCACCCCGGAGGTTCAGCTTCATGGTCCCCAGCGACGCAGGCAATGCGATCGACCGGTTGCGCAAGCACCTGACCGGCGCCACGCGCCTGGACTCGCTGTCGGAGTCGTTCTCCCTCTTTGTCTACGAGGCGCTCCAGGACGAGCTGACCGACGTCGAACTGCGCCTGCTCCTGCACGGCCACAGCCTCGAAGAGTTCCCTCTCAACGGACTTGAGGAGGAGAACCTCAAGCGTGCACGGCTGGACCAGCACCGCATCGCCTACGCGTTCGTGACCTGGGCCGAAGAACACCTCCGGGCAAGAACGCTCAAGCGGCGCACTCGCGGCACCTGGACGAGCGTCGACGGCCCGTTCCCCTACGTGGTCGACGGCGTGGGTCTCGAGGCCGAGAGCCTTGGCCTGGTGGCATCCCAGGACCTGTACTTCCCCCCTGGAGACCACGGACGCAGACAAGGTGGCACAGACCGTCGTCAACTTCGAGCGGATGTGGTGCGACGGTGCGACCACCGGCTCCATCCAGGAGGAGTTCCTCGCCGCGGCCCGGGCTCTCTTCGAGGACAGGGCCCCCGAGTCCGTCTACCTGCGCGTCCTGACCTCCCTGTTCAAGGACTTCGTCGAGGAGGCCGGTGAGGAGACTGCCGAGCGCGGCAAGACCGGCTTCTACGACTCGGTCGTGTGGAACAAGCTCTACAAGTTCCAGCGCGACGGTGTACTCGGCGCGATCGAGAAGCTTGAGCGCCACAACGGCTGCATAATCGCCGACAGCGTGGGCCTGGGGGAGACCTTCGAGGCCCTTGCGGTGATCAAGTACTACGAGCTGCGCAACGACCGCGTCCTTGTCCTGGCACCCAAGCGGCTGCGGGAGAACTGGACCGTCTACCGCGGCAACGACAACCGCAACCCGCTGGCCGAGGATCGGTTCCACTACGACGTCCTCAACCACACCGACCTCAGCCGAACCAGCGGGTTGTCCGGGGACATCGACCTGGCCAACACCAACTGGGGCAACTACGACCTTGTCGTGATTGACGAGTCCCACAACTTCCGCAACAACCCGCAGGTCAAGGGCCGGATGACCCGCTACGAACGCCTCATGAACGAGGTCTTCAAGAACGGCGTCAAGACCAAGGTCCTCATGCTCAGCGCCACGCCCGTGAACACCCGCCTGGCCGACCTCAAGAACCAGGTCCTGTTTGCCACGGAGGGTGACGACCAGGCCCTGGCCACAGACGGGATCAAGAGCATCCCCAGCGACCCTGGCCAAGGCGCAGAAGCGCTTCAACGAATGGCAGCGCACGCCTGCGGCCACCCAGAGCACGAAGTCCCTGGTCGGAACGCTCGGCATGGACTACATCCGCCTGCTGGACCTGGTCACGATCGCCCGCTCGCGCAAGCACATCCAGAAGTACTACGGCACGAAGGACGTAGGAAAGTTCCCCGACCGACTGGTCCCGATCAACCTCATCCCGCCCATTGACGCGGCCAACACCATGATCCCGCTGGAGCAGATCAACCAGTCGATCCTGCGCTTGAACCTGGCGGCCTACAAGCCCACCTCTTACGTCAGCACGAAGTACGAGAGCAAGTACGCCGCCATGTACGACCAGAAGGTCCGCACGGGCGGTCAGCGCGTGTGGAAGCAAACGGACCGCGAGAACAACGTGGTTCACCTGCTGCGGGTGGGTCTGCTCAAGCGTCTGGAGTCCTCGGTCAACTCCCTGGGCAAGACCCTCGGCAAGATCCTCGCCACCATCGACAGCGCGATCGCCAGCATCGACGCCTACGAGGCAACGGGGAACGAGGGGAACTCCATCGACGGCTTCGCCGACCTGGAGAACATCGACCTGGACGACCCCCAGTTCGAGGACACCGAGGCGCTCTTGCCCTCCTGACGCGCGGGTGCGGGCGCGGAGGAGGCCGGATCGTCGGCGGGGGTGCTTCTGGTGGAGCAGCCCGCCAGGGCCAGGACGGTGAGGGTGCTCAGGCTGAGGGCGGTCGTGGTGTTAAGGCGCATGCGAAACCCCAAAGTGGCTGCGGAGCGGACGGTCTGACCAGCCGGGCCTCCTGCGCCGGTGATGTGGAGGGGTAGGGACGAGGGATTTCGGGGGTCAGTGGCCGAGGTGACGCAGCCCGTCCTCAAGGGTGGGGTGCCAGTGGTCGACCGGGCCGGAGTTGCGGTTGAACCAGGCGGCGTCCAGATGCGGCTCCTGTACCTGGTGACCGGCCGGGCAGCGTAGCCACACCGAGTCGTCGCGCAGGCAGAAGACGATCCAGTCCCGGTACACATCGCACTCGGGGCACGTACGGACCTCGCCCTCGATGACGAGCGGCTGCATCCAGCGCATCATCACTCCCTCGGCATCCTGCCGGGACGGCGCCCCCAGATCTGCCGACGGCAAGTCCGGCATAACCGCTTCCGAACTCGACCCAGCCGACGCCGGTGCCTGCACCGTGTCGAACGGTAGCGGCTCGCGCGTGCATCTGGATCAGCGCGAGCGCCTCACGCTGGGCCTCACGGAGTCCACAGTCGGCGCGGGCACGTCGTCGGAACACGGAGTCTCCATCTCTGTCATCGGACGGGCATAGGAAACGTGCGACTCGGGCCAATCGGCGACGAGCTGTCGGTGCCACTCCGGTGCGCGGATCGTCAGCTGCTGCGGACGACGCTGAGCCGGCCCTCGGCGCTCTCGGGCAGCGTGCGGCGGGGCACCGGGTCCGGTGAGGCGAGCGAGTAGGCGAAGGCGGCGACCAGGTCATGCGGGACGCTGGCGCTGAAGCTGGCGCACCACAAATACGGGGCGCGGAGAACGGGTTGCGCCCATGCCTGCCAACCCGCCAGGTCGGGACGCGGATCTGCGTCCTCGATCAGCGGCGGCAACATCTCCAGGGAGACGCTGGAGGAGAACCCTGGGTCGATGGCGGTGGTGTGGGGCCGGTCCACGTCGCGGACCCAGCCCCGCGCGCTGAGTGCGTTGACGACCGTGTCGGGCCCCGCACAACCGACGTCCGGCGCCTCACGGGCGTCGAGCGCGACGAGGAGATCGGCGAGCGCCTCGTACGGGACGCCGCTGGTGAAGTACGCATTCCACTCCGCCATTGCGGAGGCGGCATGCGGGCGGGCGCTCA
Coding sequences within:
- a CDS encoding DEAD/DEAH box helicase family protein, with product MAQTVVNFERMWCDGATTGSIQEEFLAAARALFEDRAPESVYLRVLTSLFKDFVEEAGEETAERGKTGFYDSVVWNKLYKFQRDGVLGAIEKLERHNGCIIADSVGLGETFEALAVIKYYELRNDRVLVLAPKRLRENWTVYRGNDNRNPLAEDRFHYDVLNHTDLSRTSGLSGDIDLANTNWGNYDLVVIDESHNFRNNPQVKGRMTRYERLMNEVFKNGVKTKVLMLSATPVNTRLADLKNQVLFATEGDDQALATDGIKSIPSDPGQGAEALQRMAAHACGHPEHEVPGRNARHGLHPPAGPGHDRPLAQAHPEVLRHEGRRKVPRPTGPDQPHPAH
- a CDS encoding DUF317 domain-containing protein, which gives rise to MRTYNALPEKHPEPTEAPLHPHHLNDPSRPDSPDPVYWVTPRHLAGDDGVLAERIGDSLAGLGWRMWPTARHTLLYVSPDGPCGAEWILAAHPFELGGLPVAWQLSARPHAASAMAEWNAYFTSGVPYEALADLLVALDAREAPDVGCAGPDTVVNALSARGWVRDVDRPHTTAIDPGFSSSVSLEMLPPLIEDADPRPDLAGWQAWAQPVLRAPYLWCASFSASVPHDLVAAFAYSLASPDPVPRRTLPESAEGRLSVVRSS